CGCTCTTGCACAGGTCGGCCGCCACTTCAAGAATGCGGTCGATCACCAGCGGCGCGAGGCCACCCGAAGGCTCGTCGAGGATGAGCAGCTTGGGGTCGCCGATCACGCCCTGCCCCACCGCCAGAATCTGCTGCTGCCCGCCCGAGAGGCGCGAGGCCATCTGGTGTCGGCGCTCTGCCAATTCGGGAAACAGCGCGTAGATGCGGTCGAGCTTGCGGCGATCGCCACGCGGGTTGGCGGCGTAGGTGCCCAGCAGCAGGTTGTCTTCGACCGACAGCGTGTGGAACACGCGGTGGCCTTCGAGCACCTGCACGATGCCAGCCTTGACGATGTCGCGCGGCGTGGCGCGGCTGATGTCGACGCCTTGGAAACGCACGGTGCCCGAGCGCATCGGCACCAGGCCCGAGATGGCGTGCAGCAGCGTGCTCTTGCCCGCGCCATTGCGGCCCAGCATCACCACGAATTCGCCGGCGCGCACGTCCATGGAAACACCGTGCACGACTTCGGCCTTGCCGTAGGCCACGTGCACGTCGCGCACGTCCAGAAGCACCTCGCCAGGACGTGTGTTCTCCATGTTCATGCCCCCAGGTAGACGCGGATGACTTCCGGGTCGTTGCGCACGTCATCGGGTGTGCCGTGCCGGATCATCTTGCCCACGTTGAGCGTGGTCACGCGGTCGCAGATGCGGAAGACAAAGTCGGTGTGGTGCTCGACCAGCAGCACACCGATGCCCGCGTTGCGGATGGTGTGGAGCAAGGCGCCGAGGTGGTGGATCTCGTGCGAAGTGAGGCCGCCGGCGGGTTCGTCGAGCAGGATGAAACGGGGCCGCAGCATGAGGCCTCGCGCGATCTCCAGGAAGCGCTGCTCCGCGTGCCCCAGCAGATTGGCGCGCCGATGCGCCGCGTGGCCCAGGCCCACCCCGTGCAACAGTTCCAGCGCGCGGTCTCGCAGCGCCCGGGCTTCGCGCCGCACGCCAGGCAGGCCGAACGCCGTGGCCAGGAAGCCCGAGCCCGCGTGCGTCCAGGCACCGAGCATGGCGTTGTCGAGCACGGTGAGCGTGGGCATCAGCCTGGGTTTCTGGAAGGTGCGCGCCACGCCGATACGCGCGCGGTGTTGCACCGACGCCTGGGACAGCTCCTCACCCTCGTGCGCAATGGAGCCGTGCGTGGGCTCGTAGTAGCCCGAGAGCATGTTGAGCATGGTGGTCTTGCCACTGCCGTTGGGGCCGATGAGGCCATGCACCTCGCCGCGGCGCAAGGTGAGCGAAACGGCGTCCACGGCCTTCAAGCCACCAAAGTCCTTGGTGAGTCCATCGGCCACGAGAGATCCGTTCGTCTCGCTCATGCCTGCTCTCCCAAGGCCGGTTTTCTGAGCGCGGTGGCGGGCGGCGCGGCCCCGCTGGCGCCGGGCTCGGCCAGTGCGCGTTGCAGCCGCACCAGATCGGGCTGTACGGTTTCGTTCGCCACCTTGCGCGGCTTCCAGCGCTCTTGCAGCACCTCGAACACGCGGCCGATGCCTTCGGGCACCACCAGCACCACGACGAGCAACAACAGGCCATAGAAGAAGTTGCCCAGCTTGGCCAGCGGCGCCACCAGCTCGGGCAAGGCGGTGAGCACGGCGGTGCCGAGCAAAGGGCCGACGATGCTGCCCCGCCCGCCGATGATGATGCTGACGAAGAAGAACAGGCTCAACTCGAAGACGAAGGTGTCGGGTGTGATGTAGCTCTGCAGGCTGGCGAACAGCGCGCCCGAGACGCCCGCTGCGATGCCGCTGAACACGAAGATCGTCAGCTTGACGCGAAAGATCGGCACGCCCACGGCTTGGGCCGTGACCTCGGTGTCGCGGATGGACACGAGTCCCAGACCCCACATGTGCCGCACCACATTCCAGGTGAGCAGCGTCACCGCGAGGGCCACCATCACCACCAGGTAGTAGTAGCCCACCGGCGTGTCGAACGGCGCGGGAAAGATGTCCACCGGCATGCCGATGCCGCCGCCGGTCCAGCCGTCGTTGGCGAGCACCAGTTCGTTGACGATGAGCGCGAAGGCCATGGTGGCCATGGCGAAGTAGAAGCCCGGCAGGCGCAGCGACGGCAGGCCCAGGGCCAGGCCGCACAGGCCGCACACGGCGCCCGCGACGAGCACCGCCAGGCCCGGGTGCCACTCGAGCTTGCCGGTGAGGATGGTGAAGCTATAGGCGCCGATGGCCAGAAGACCGACGTGGCCGATGGAAATTTGCCCCGTGTAGCCGATGACCAGGTTGAGGCCAGCCACCAGAATCCAGTACACCGCGATCAAGGCCGCCAGGTGCAGCTGGTACTGGTCGCCCGCCAGCCACGGCAAGGCCACCACCAGCAGCGCGCCGACGGCAAGCGCATAGGGCTTGAGTCCAGACGTGGGGGCGTTCATCACACCGGCCTCACGTTGCGCGAACCGAACATGCCTTCGGGCTTCACGAGCAACACCAGCAACAAGATGCCCACCGCGATGGTCTGCTGGTATTCGCCGCCAAACCAGTAGCTCGCGAAGGCGTTGAGCAAGCCCAGGATGGCCCCGCCGAGCAATGCGCCCAGATTGCTGCCCAGTCCGCCCACCGCCAGGGCGATGAAGCCGTTGAGCGTGAGCAGGTGGCCCAGCGCGAAGAACGCGAATGTGAGCTGACCGGCCGCGAAGCCCGCCAGGCCGCCGAGCGCGCCCGAGAGCACGTACGACAGCATGCGGATGCGGTCGGTGGAGATGCCCCGGGCCCGCGCCGCGAACGCGTCTTCGGACATGGCCACGAACAGCTTGCCGTACATGGTCCGGCGGTAGAACAGGCTCAGGCCGATGGCCATGACGATGGTCGCGCCGATGGGCAGCCAGAACTTCTGGTCGAGCACGCCCACGCCGAAGTCCTGCGCGAAGAGGCGCGGAAAAGGCTTGGGCTCCGTGCCCCACCACAGGGCCACGCCCTGCTGCACCATGGTGGCCACGGCCAGCGTGCTCAGCAGCCACAGGTGTTCGTCGCTCTTGTTGAGCACGCGGCGGATCGCCAGCAGTTCGGTGACGAGCCCGAACAGGGCGCCGACGGCCACCGAGCCGAGCATGGCCAGCCACCACGGCATCTGCCACGCCTGGATGAACCAGGCCCCGAAAACCCCACCCAACATGGCCAGGTGGCCGGTGGTCAGAGACAGCACTTTGGATGTCGAGAACATCACGTTGTAGGCCAAGGCGATGGCTGCATACAGCATGCCCACCGCGAGCCCGGTGACAAAAACCGTGAGCACGCTGGTGTCCCTTTCGTTCGATCGGGGCGCTTCAGCGCGGGGCCATCTGGAAGCTACCGTCCTTGAAGGTATTGGCCGCGTTCATCACCATGTTGCTGTCGGGAAAACCGTTGCGTTCGTTCGGCCCCCAGGTGTAGTTGGCGTACACGCCTTGCAGGTTGCGCGTGTTCTCCAGTGCCTTCTGGATCGCCGCGGGCTCGAACGAGCCGGCGGTTTTCACGGCGTGTTCGATCACCTTCACGGTGTCGTAGCCCATGGTCACCCACCAGAAGGTCAGGTCGATCTCACCGCCGCCGAACTTGGGCCGCATGCGGTCGATCAAGGCCTTGGTGCGCTCGGGCACTTTGCCATCGGGCCCGTAGGTGGTACTGGCGTAGCCGGGTGCGAAGGTGTTGGCCCAGTACGCCGGCTTGTTGAGCAGCTTGCGGATCTGCGTGGCCATGAGCGAGGGGTGGCCGATGATGGGCACGTTCCAGCCCATGTCGCCGCGCGCGTTGAGCAGGCGTGCCAGCAGGCCGGTGGACGAGGTCCAGGTCATCACGATCTCGGCACCGGCCGCCTTGGCCTTGTTCATCTCGTCGGTGACGTCGGTCTTGTTGGGGTCGACCAGCGCGGTGTACACCGCTTCGCCGCCGGACTTCTTCAGGATGTCGGCCGCTTGCTTGCTGCTGTGCGTGCCGAAGCCCGAGGTGTCCGCGATGATGGCGATCTTGTTCTTCTTCAGCGTCTTCACCGCGTAATCGTTGGCGGTGGTGAGCCACTGCTGGCTGGTGCTGACCACGCGGAACGCGAGCGGGTACTTCTTCGGATCGGCCAGTTCATCGACCACGCTGATCACGATGCTGGGCACGCCTGCGCGCGCCAGGATGGGCGTGGTGGCCAGACCCTCGCCCGAGTTCACCGGGCCGATGACCGCATGCACCTTCTCGCTGTACGCCAGTTGCTGCGCGAAGTTGACGGCCTTGGTGGGATCGCCCGCCGTATCGCGCGTGATCAGCTCGATCTGGCGTCCCAGCACGCCGCCACTCTTGTTGATTTCTTCGACGGCCTGCTTCACGCCTTCGTTCTCGGCCAACGCCGCGGCCGACAACGCTCCGGTAAGAGAAGACAGCCAACCGATCTTGAGGGTCTGCTGCGCGAAGGCGCCGACCGAAAATCCGAACAAACCCGCCGCCAGGGCGCAGCGAAGCGCAAACGTCGCGAAGTGACTTCTCATGATTGCCTCGATGTAGGTGTTGGTCTTGCACGCCGAACCTTCGACCGCGGCAGTTTGCGGGAGATGCCTCATAACGCCGAATTATTCTTTTTCATAGTGCGATCGAGGAATGGCATGCTGGCTCAGCGTGATGGCCAGCGCGTGAATGTCGTCCATCAGCAGGCGGCAGGGTGTGGAGGGCTGCGCATCCTTGCGCAGCACGAATCCCACCTCGCGCTCGCTGCCGGGCAGGTCCATGTCGAGCACCACCAGGGTTCCGGCCTGCAGTTCGTGCAAGAGGTGCTCCGGCGACACGGCGCTCAGCAAGTCACTTTGCATCAGCAAGCCACGCAGCAAGCCGAGGTCGCCGGCCTGCACGGCCACGCGCGGCGATGCGAGCCCGATGCGCGCGAACACCTGGTCCAGCAACTGGCGCGAAGGCGCGCTGGGATCGCGCAGCACCCATGGGTACCGGGCCAGATCGCTCGCGGTCAGCTTCGCGCGGCGCGCCAAGGGATGCCCCGCGCGGGCCACCAGCACCAGTCCATCCCTCGACACGGGTTCGACCCGCAGCTCGCGCCGTTGGTATTCGGGTCCGATGCCGGTGTAGATGACATCGATCTCGCCCGACTGCAGACCCGCGAACAGCACGTCGAAAGGCGCATCGACCACCGTGACCTGCACGTCGGGATGGCGCTCGACGAAGTGGGCGATCGCCTGTGGCATCAGTGCGGTGCGCGACGAGGGCAGCATGGAGAGGGTGACGCGGCCACGGACCGAACCGAGCGCGCTGCCGACGTCGGCCCGCAGGTGCTCGATTTCGCTGCGCACGCGGCGCAAGCGAAACACCAGCAACGCCCCCGCCGGCGTGGGCACCATGCGCCGCAGGCCCCGTTCGAACAAGGGCACTTGCAACGACTGCTCCAGCTCGCGCAGCGCACTGCTGATGGCGGGCTGCGACATACCCAAGGCCTCGGCCACCAAGGGCATGCGCCCGAGCTCCGCGAGTTTGAGCAGCATCTCGATCTGGCGCGCGCTCATCATCATGGCGAACAGGGGTGCATGCCGTACCACGCCGAGATCGACAAGGTCCCGGTGGGCCGCGAGGAACTCGCCTTCCATGCGTTTGGCCCGCCGATAGGCCACTTCGGCGGCCGGGGTGGGCAGCATGCCGGCGGTCATCCGCTCGAACAAGGGCGTGCCCAAGGCCCATTCAAGTTCCTGCACGCTCCGAGACACCGCCGACGGCGCACGCAGCAGCACCTGGGCCGCCCCGGCGACAGTGGATGCCTCGTAGACCGCGATCAGAACCCGCAGGTTGCGCGGCGACAATTTGTCGATCATGGGCCCATCGTAGCCCGAAGCGATTCAATTTTTCGATGCCATCGGGGCCCGATTGAAATGGGCATATCGCCACGCGATCGCTACAGTCGTTCGCATGCATCCCGATGAACTTATGGACCCCGAACTGCAGTCGCAACTGGACAAGCTGGCACAAGGTTGCCGCATCCTGGAGATGGAAGGCCATGGCGACATGACGCTGGGCCATCTCTCGCTGCGCGACCCCGCCCACCGCGGCTTCTGGCTCAAGCGCAACGCGTTCGGCCTGGGTGAAATACAGGACGCCCGCGACTTCGTGCTGGTCGACCACGAAGGCCGGCAGCGTGCGGGCGAAGGTGGGCGCCATTCGGAATGGCCGATCCACTCCAAGATCCTGCTGGCGCGGCCGGACGTGCAGGTGGTGGCCCACACGCATCCGCCGCACGCCAGCGTGCTGTCGGCCTTTCGCGGTGCGCCATTGCCTTACACGCTGGACGCCGACTACTTCGCGCACGTACCCCGGTTCGAGGGCGACAGCGCCCTGCTGAAGACAGCCGACCAAGGCGCGGCGCTGGCCGATGCCCTCGGCCCGCATTTCGCCGTGCTCATGGCCAACCACGGCGTGACCTTCTGCGGCACCAGCATCGAACATGCCGTGTGCGTGGGCGTGTTTCTGGAGCGCGCGGCGCGCCTGCATGTGCTGGGTGCGGCGGCCACGGCCGATCGCGCGCCCACGTTTCCGGCGCAGCCTGCGCGCGGTCAGAGGCATGGGCAGATCATGAGCCCCGTCCACATCGACCATTGCTGGACCTACTTCTGCCGCAAGCTGGCGCACCGCGCCCGGACCCAGGGGGACCCTCGGGTCTTTTCCTGACGTCGCGCCGCCCCTTTTTTCCCCCACCCCTTCCGGAGCCCCACGATGCGCGCTGACCTGACCAAGACCCTTCCCCTGATGACCGCGTCCGCACTGGCCTTGGCCGGGG
The sequence above is a segment of the Hydrogenophaga sp. BPS33 genome. Coding sequences within it:
- a CDS encoding ABC transporter ATP-binding protein — translated: MENTRPGEVLLDVRDVHVAYGKAEVVHGVSMDVRAGEFVVMLGRNGAGKSTLLHAISGLVPMRSGTVRFQGVDISRATPRDIVKAGIVQVLEGHRVFHTLSVEDNLLLGTYAANPRGDRRKLDRIYALFPELAERRHQMASRLSGGQQQILAVGQGVIGDPKLLILDEPSGGLAPLVIDRILEVAADLCKSGLAILLVEQLVEKALRHATYAYLFETGRIAAGAYPRELHEGDLLQRVYLGGGH
- a CDS encoding class II aldolase/adducin family protein, which codes for MHPDELMDPELQSQLDKLAQGCRILEMEGHGDMTLGHLSLRDPAHRGFWLKRNAFGLGEIQDARDFVLVDHEGRQRAGEGGRHSEWPIHSKILLARPDVQVVAHTHPPHASVLSAFRGAPLPYTLDADYFAHVPRFEGDSALLKTADQGAALADALGPHFAVLMANHGVTFCGTSIEHAVCVGVFLERAARLHVLGAAATADRAPTFPAQPARGQRHGQIMSPVHIDHCWTYFCRKLAHRARTQGDPRVFS
- a CDS encoding LysR family transcriptional regulator, whose translation is MIDKLSPRNLRVLIAVYEASTVAGAAQVLLRAPSAVSRSVQELEWALGTPLFERMTAGMLPTPAAEVAYRRAKRMEGEFLAAHRDLVDLGVVRHAPLFAMMMSARQIEMLLKLAELGRMPLVAEALGMSQPAISSALRELEQSLQVPLFERGLRRMVPTPAGALLVFRLRRVRSEIEHLRADVGSALGSVRGRVTLSMLPSSRTALMPQAIAHFVERHPDVQVTVVDAPFDVLFAGLQSGEIDVIYTGIGPEYQRRELRVEPVSRDGLVLVARAGHPLARRAKLTASDLARYPWVLRDPSAPSRQLLDQVFARIGLASPRVAVQAGDLGLLRGLLMQSDLLSAVSPEHLLHELQAGTLVVLDMDLPGSEREVGFVLRKDAQPSTPCRLLMDDIHALAITLSQHAIPRSHYEKE
- a CDS encoding branched-chain amino acid ABC transporter permease; this translates as MNAPTSGLKPYALAVGALLVVALPWLAGDQYQLHLAALIAVYWILVAGLNLVIGYTGQISIGHVGLLAIGAYSFTILTGKLEWHPGLAVLVAGAVCGLCGLALGLPSLRLPGFYFAMATMAFALIVNELVLANDGWTGGGIGMPVDIFPAPFDTPVGYYYLVVMVALAVTLLTWNVVRHMWGLGLVSIRDTEVTAQAVGVPIFRVKLTIFVFSGIAAGVSGALFASLQSYITPDTFVFELSLFFFVSIIIGGRGSIVGPLLGTAVLTALPELVAPLAKLGNFFYGLLLLVVVLVVPEGIGRVFEVLQERWKPRKVANETVQPDLVRLQRALAEPGASGAAPPATALRKPALGEQA
- a CDS encoding ABC transporter ATP-binding protein → MSETNGSLVADGLTKDFGGLKAVDAVSLTLRRGEVHGLIGPNGSGKTTMLNMLSGYYEPTHGSIAHEGEELSQASVQHRARIGVARTFQKPRLMPTLTVLDNAMLGAWTHAGSGFLATAFGLPGVRREARALRDRALELLHGVGLGHAAHRRANLLGHAEQRFLEIARGLMLRPRFILLDEPAGGLTSHEIHHLGALLHTIRNAGIGVLLVEHHTDFVFRICDRVTTLNVGKMIRHGTPDDVRNDPEVIRVYLGA
- a CDS encoding branched-chain amino acid ABC transporter permease — protein: MLTVFVTGLAVGMLYAAIALAYNVMFSTSKVLSLTTGHLAMLGGVFGAWFIQAWQMPWWLAMLGSVAVGALFGLVTELLAIRRVLNKSDEHLWLLSTLAVATMVQQGVALWWGTEPKPFPRLFAQDFGVGVLDQKFWLPIGATIVMAIGLSLFYRRTMYGKLFVAMSEDAFAARARGISTDRIRMLSYVLSGALGGLAGFAAGQLTFAFFALGHLLTLNGFIALAVGGLGSNLGALLGGAILGLLNAFASYWFGGEYQQTIAVGILLLVLLVKPEGMFGSRNVRPV
- a CDS encoding ABC transporter substrate-binding protein, encoding MRSHFATFALRCALAAGLFGFSVGAFAQQTLKIGWLSSLTGALSAAALAENEGVKQAVEEINKSGGVLGRQIELITRDTAGDPTKAVNFAQQLAYSEKVHAVIGPVNSGEGLATTPILARAGVPSIVISVVDELADPKKYPLAFRVVSTSQQWLTTANDYAVKTLKKNKIAIIADTSGFGTHSSKQAADILKKSGGEAVYTALVDPNKTDVTDEMNKAKAAGAEIVMTWTSSTGLLARLLNARGDMGWNVPIIGHPSLMATQIRKLLNKPAYWANTFAPGYASTTYGPDGKVPERTKALIDRMRPKFGGGEIDLTFWWVTMGYDTVKVIEHAVKTAGSFEPAAIQKALENTRNLQGVYANYTWGPNERNGFPDSNMVMNAANTFKDGSFQMAPR